The Amycolatopsis viridis genome window below encodes:
- a CDS encoding tetratricopeptide repeat protein, whose protein sequence is MIDFGSPRHLLDMGLRLAASGDVPGAQNVLVKAVESADPEIAPQAANALGRLVADSDPAMAEGAFKFAIEFGGQYHGGQAAFALASLYRQHGELTGAAQMFEVATHCSDEETATLAREALKSLGDAQAELLAGMGAAEAAFTEGLHLQAAGDLSGAAVAFERCMATGDAEFAPYAGCTLGAAMATEGAYDTAKAPLWFAVRSGHDVYAPVSAYVLAEILLEEGDRAGARELLQLATRHPDPDTARRATAILASL, encoded by the coding sequence ATGATCGACTTCGGTTCACCCCGGCACCTGCTCGACATGGGCTTGCGTCTGGCGGCCTCCGGAGACGTGCCGGGCGCCCAGAACGTCTTGGTGAAGGCGGTCGAGTCCGCTGACCCAGAGATCGCGCCACAGGCTGCGAACGCGTTGGGCCGGCTGGTGGCGGACAGCGATCCGGCTATGGCCGAGGGCGCGTTCAAGTTTGCGATCGAGTTCGGGGGCCAGTACCACGGCGGCCAGGCCGCGTTCGCGCTGGCGTCGCTGTACCGACAGCACGGCGAACTGACGGGAGCGGCGCAGATGTTCGAGGTCGCCACTCACTGTTCGGATGAGGAGACCGCGACCCTGGCCAGGGAGGCGCTCAAGTCGCTCGGCGACGCACAGGCCGAGCTGTTGGCCGGGATGGGCGCGGCCGAAGCCGCCTTCACCGAAGGCCTCCACCTGCAAGCAGCCGGTGATCTGTCCGGGGCCGCAGTGGCCTTCGAGCGCTGCATGGCGACCGGGGATGCCGAATTCGCCCCGTACGCGGGCTGTACGTTGGGTGCGGCGATGGCGACCGAGGGCGCCTACGACACCGCGAAGGCCCCGCTGTGGTTCGCGGTGCGGTCAGGGCACGACGTGTACGCGCCGGTCTCCGCCTACGTGCTGGCGGAAATCCTACTGGAGGAGGGCGATCGGGCAGGGGCACGTGAGTTGCTCCAGCTGGCGACCCGGCACCCCGATCCGGACACCGCCCGCCGTGCGACCGCGATCCTGGCCAGTTTGTAG